GCCCCTTTCCTGCTCCCTATCCTCCACTACTACCAGTTTGAGAGAGCCTCAGGGACCAGTGACTTGGGACAAAAATGCCCACAGAGGGAAAGGGATTCACTGAGTTTACAGCATTTTACTATCCCAGCCCAGTGCTCCCATCCGTACCTCAGGCAGCTGCTCCTGAGaaccctggggggggggggggggaggggtgtggccacacagccccctcccctcagggTCACCCAAGCTCTTGGTACTTTATGGGCTGTCTGGCTCCCACAGCTGGCAGGCCCCCAGAGGGTGGAGCAAGAGTTGCTGCCAGGCCATCCATTTCTAGGAGAGGCCAAGGACAGTTTAATGGGATCCAGGCCTCCTTCCTCAGTCCCTTGGTCAGATgccttgttaatctgtcttccCACCCACACTGGGCCCATCCTTCCAGCCTGGGACACAGAACCTCAGAGGCCCTCTAACCTGAAATGCCCCCTCCCACCATCTCACCTGAGGTCCTCCCTGGAGAACACTGCCTTTGGGACCTGACAGCTCTTTGGGCCACCAAGGCTCTGAAAATAGGCCTCTCAGCgagggtcacacacacacacacacacacacacacacacttaatttTCTTGGGGAAAGGGGTTGTCCAGTTGACAAGAGAGCAACTGggagggaagcccagagctggtAAAGCTGGGCTATCCCAAGGGGAGAGTGGGAGGTTAAAGGGGGTGCTGGCCCCTCAAGTAAGATTTCTGGTGGGTGGGTAGAGGGAGTGGAATGGCTGAATAAACAACCCAGCCCTGGAACATCTCACTGGACATCGTGTGTGAGCTTCAGAACAGTTCAAGCAGCCCTGGCAGGGGCATCACCACCCATCTTGCAAATAGAATGACATTACTATTAATTaataatcccattatcaaaaacaTCATCTCATTTTTTCTTCCCAAAGTCCTATGAGAGTTCAGAAAGTTAGGCAATCTGTCTAAAACCACACAGCTGGTGAATGGTCCCAAGTTTGCCTAACTCCATGGCCTGGGATGgcaccctcccacctccccacagaAGCTCCCCATCAGCACAGCTGTGTTCCAGATCATGTCCACGAGTCACCCTGCAAGGAGGGGAGGGTCTTCGGCCTCCAGAGGCCCCCCAGAACACCCTCCACCTTCTTTTCTGATCCTCACCCAATTTGGACATCCttacctccctctcccaccctcctttcccGCCTCCACTGAGCCCGAGGCGTCCTCACCTCCCCCTCGCAACCTGACCCGCAGAGGTGGGACGAGGAGCTGGCCGCCTTCGCCAAGGCCTATGCGCAGCAGTGCGTGTGGGGCCACAACAAGGAGCGCGGGCGTCGCGGCGAGAACCTGTTCGCCATCACGGACGAGGGCCTGGACGTGCCGCTGGCCATGGAGGAGTGGCACCACGAGCGCGAGCACTACAACCTCAGCGCCGCCACCTGCGCCACAGGCCAGATGTGCGGCCACTACACGCAGGTGCGAAGCTGGACGGGCGGGCGGGGCCACAGGGCAATGGGCGGGGCCGGGAAGGGCCGGGCGGGGCCGCCTCTCCAGTCAGAGCCCTGGAGTCCGTAAGCCCCGTTTGCATCCTTCATAAAAGTCATCTCTCCACAGGAATTCATGTGTTGTCCAGGCCCCCAACGAAGTCTGCTTCTCAGACTGTCTAAACCATTTTCAGCTGTCTCTTTAAAAACCACAATCTTCTGAAAACCTAGGCGGCCCCTCTCGGCCTCCTGGTCCTGAAGAGACCTGAATTAGGTGTCTCAGAGCCTTTTTCCTGGAGGGTAGTTACTGTGCCAGGCGATCCTGATCGAGCTCTAAGCAGTCTTGTCCTCTGGCCGAGGTTACACACGGCTGTTTGCCCcagcagtgaagggcttcccccGCTGCCTTCGgtcttctctctctcactgtcccTCTTGTCATTTCTCAGAGTGTCTAAGTTGCTGCTTCCAATCTGCCAGGGACTGATAAAGCAAATACacaatttttcttctgccttgaaAAACTACATGCGAAATAAGAGAGTAAGCTGTCATCAAGTGAACGTTTCAGAGAGCCTTCCAAGAGCATTTCCTGCCTCTTGCTATGTCAGGGTTTTACTGCATTTTGAAAGTTTGAGTTTGCAGACAAGGGGCATAGGGGTGTGTGTAGGGGAGTTAACATTAGTgttattgaattctttttttttcttcccaatgcTTATTTGTTGTTCAAACAATAacatgacaaattttaaaaaaagaaaaaggaaatgaaccaACCATCTTCCCACCCATATCCACCAATTCCATTTTCCAGTGTTTCTTTGGGTGGTATTTTTAGTGCTGATCTTTAGAGAAGGAAATCCTAACATCACCCACCCAGATCAGGAAGTTGTGAGgccccagccctccctgcccccttctctctcttccctgccaCCTCTCACACTCCCCGTACATACATCCTCCTGCAGGAATTGCTGTCAGTGCCCAGCAGGAGTCAGGCTGCCCCATCTCCACCCCTGTGTTCTCTAAGGCTGAGTGCATGTGCATTCTGGGGTCATTTCTGCCTGGGAGATGCTCGACAGTGGTCCCTTGGGAACTCTCAGCTGATTCAAGCAGCAAGACCCCAATCCTGGGGAGTTGTGCAGAATTAACAGCAAGAGCCAGATCTCACAACAAAAAACGGGCCTCAGTTTGAGTGACTCCTGGGGAGACTGGGCCTAGAAATAGCAAAGGGAAGCTATATTGGCTTGTCTCAGCCAATGGCAGGGCACAAAgtttgttttgactttttaaagtttatacttaAGACAGAACGCCTTCTACCAGTTAGGAGACCCACACTTAGAAATGGCAGGGCAGGTCCCTGCTTACTTGTGATTTGGGGGGAAGTTTTACTTCCAAAATGGCTCCTCCTGTTCCCTTCCTTGGCCTTTGCTTGTTGCTGATGTTTAAGATTCTCCCATTTGAGATTCATTCCTTTGTTATATCCCTTGTTTAAAATGCAAGGGCCTCTAGAAGGAGCCCACAGAAGAATTCATGAGGGTCTATCAAAGGGGAAGGTTTTCAGAGGGAGAGAGTCCTAGTGAAATAGTGTGTGTGGTTGGTAGAGGAGAGTAGGCTGCTTGGGACAAATTTCCCCCCAAGCCCCCTGTTCAGAGTTTTGTCCTGAAGCTGTGTGTCCTCAGGGACTTGGATCTTACATATAGGGTTCCTCCTCTCCTCACTCATAGAAGGCTGATGTAGAGAGACACTAGCTAGGAGCCATCTTGCGCAGGCTAAACTGTTGGGTTTTCCCTCCTTCAGGTGGTCTGGGCCAAGACAGAGAGGATTGGCTGTGGTGCCCACTTCTGTGAGAAGCTCCAGGGCGTTGAGGAGACCGATATCCACTTGCTGGTTTGCAACTATGAGCCTCCGTGAGTGGCGAGGGAGccctgggggaagggggtgggcagagccAAGGGGAGGGCTGAGCTGGACACAGTctaaggaggaggaagggggccaATCTGGGGTCCATACCCTATACCCTTGGAGGAGCTGCGAGGGCACCCATGGGAGTCTGCTCTTACTGGCCCAGCAAGTTAGTGTAGGGCAAGTAAGACCCAGGGAGCGCTTCCAGACTAGGTGTGTGTATGAGGGATAGGGACAGGGGTTGGCAgggacccccctccccccagcatccTCCTCACCTCCTGCAGGGGGAACGTGAAGGGGCAGAGGCCCTACCAGGAGggaactccatgctcccaatgtcCCTTGGGCTACCACTGTGAAAACTCCCTGTGTGGTGAgtccggggtggggtggggtggggtggggggaggcaggtgAGGCAGGGGACGCCTACTGGATGGTCTGGTGTCTTCCAAGGCTCCAGAGTGGTGCGTGGGCCAGGGGAGGAACCCTCAGCGGCCCCACCCCATCCGGGTTCCCAAGCCCGCTTTACCTGCTTTGCCCTCCTTGCGCACCACTTTGGCGCCCTGGCATTCCAAGTGAACAGCTTTCTACCCTCCAAGCAGAGGGTAGAGGAGAGTTGGGGGCTCCTGAGCACAGGGGGtgcgggggtggaggtgggaggcgTGGCCAGATGGGTGGTCAGAGGGACTCCAAAGGCCAGGCCTGCAATGCGATGGGTGTTTTAGGAACAGGAATCCAGCGGGAGAAATCCCCTGAAAAAGTGGAAATGCGTGTGTAGAGAGGGGAAGACTTGGACAAGGAGGTGGTTGGAGGGGCAACTGTCAGTCACAAGAAATAACATGTATTATCAATGAGGGACATAttcgctggagagggtgtgtgcatgtgtgtttgtgtgtcttcgTAGGACATTTGATCACCTCACCTTGATTGCGGTGGGGTGAGGGATGCGGGGTCCTGCTTGCAGCACTAATGCCAGGCCTTGTCTCTCTTATCAGAACCCATCAGAGGCCCGGAAGAGGCTCAGGATTTGCCTTACCTAGTAACCGAGGCCCCATCTTCCCTGGCAACAGAAGCCTCAGGCTCTAGGAAAGAGGGTATCACTTCTTCCTTAGCAACGGAAACTCCATCCTTCTTGGTAACAGAGGTCTCAGGCTCCCTGGCAACAAACGCTCTACCTTCTGTAGAAACCAAGGCCCCATCTTCCTTAGTAACAGAAGACTCCCCTTCCATGGCAACAGAGGCTCTACCTTCCTTAGCAACTGAGGTCCCTTCCTTTTTGGCAACTCACAGCCTACTCTATTTGGATGAGAGACCGGCTACCCTCCCCAAATCAACCCATGATCCTACCCCCAAATCAGCAGATAAAGAGGCCAGCAGTACAAGAATGCCCTCCAGGAGCCCAGAGAGTTCTCTGCAGCCCAAGATGTCCTTGACGGGGACATGGGAGCCACTACCCCACTCCCAGGAGGAGGGCGAGGCTGAGGCCGAGTCACCTCATTCCAGTGAGAtcttggcctcagtttttccaGCGCAGGACAAGCCAGGTGAGCTGCAGGCCACACTGGAGCACAAGGGACACACCTCCTCCAAGTCCCTGTCCAACTCCCCCAGTGCCTCTGCCACCGCTAATGCCATGGGTGGGCGTACCCTGGCCCTGCAGTCCTCCTTGCCAGGTAAGGCCTGTAGCTCCCATCCTACCTTCCCTCCTGGCTCCAGAATGTCAGCACCCTGCCTCTAGTATAGATGATATAGGCACAGCAGGGCATGCACCCTCCGAGTAGGAGCTTCCTCCCTGGCTGCTGGGCCCCACGTGCATGCCTTggtagggtgggtgggaggtcaGGCAGAGCTGTCTCCAGGCTGAGGCAAAGCCTCTCCCTTCCTGCAGGTGCAGAGGGCCCTGAAAAGCATGGCATCAAGTCAGGGTTGAACTCGAGCCCTGGGCACAGCTGGGGCCTCCTCCTGGGACTGCTGCTACTGCCTCCCCTGGTGCTGGCTGGAATCTTCTGAAGGGGTCACCACTCAAAGGCAAGGCCTCATGGGGGGGACCCTAGCCTCATGCCCACTCTGGATTGTCTTTCTCCAATAAGAGACCACAGCTTCCTGGAAGGGCCTCTCTGTGGCCCAGCAGCCCCCTTCACCCCAGCCAGATTCCAGGCCAGAGGCCTTGTGCCCTCAGGAGGCCTCGACAGGGACGATGCctctgcctttggggaggtcCACCCCTCAGCCAGCTGCAGGTTGTTCTGAGCAGTGTTCCTGTGGCCTATGCCCACTCTCCAGCTGTCCTGTGGCCACAGTCCTGCTCTTCCAGGGAGAGAAGATCGCAGGGCTTCCCAGGAACCCCTCAGCCCCTTCCAGTCCCCTGGCCTCTTCGTTGAGCCATTGGAGTCTAAGGCTGTTCCCAGGAGTGCTTCCTGCCTTCCCAGGGTGAAGAGGTCAGCTGTCCTCCTGCCAcctcccccaccctgtccccagcccGCCAAACAAGACGTTTCTTGGCTGAAGTCCCTCTGGAAGGGAAAGGCTGCAGGGCATGTCCCTCATCCACAGACATCTTTGGGGGCATGGGGCCTGGCCACTGCGAGCTCAGGTTGCTGCCCACTGGCTGCATGTGTCTGGACCCCTTCTGTTCCTCCCATCTCAGTCTGGGGGCGGCAGTGAGTGAGGACTCTGGGGAGGTCCCTGCCTGCCTGGCCTTGGGTTGTCTGCCTGGGCAAGGTAAAGGTTCTCCCTGAGTATCCGGTCCCCTAACTTTCCTGTTTAGAAGGCAGCGGGTGTCCTAAGGGGCAGATGAAGGACAAGCCCCATCTGAGAGGGGTTCTATGGGTGGAGCAGGCAGGGACCAGGGAAGGGAGGCAGCCCCTGACTCCTGAATAAAAGCCTGTGTAAGAGGACCAGTCGCCGTGCTTGTGAACAACAAAGGGGGCAAGGGAGGGCTCTTGGGCGGAGGGCCCTGAGAGGCTCACCTCTTCCCCTACTGACTCATGGCAACTGTTCCTTCTTCACACGCCCTCTCCCCCAAACACTCCATTTAATTCTTTGAggcatttttcctttccttcctaacCCCCGACCCCAAATCTTCAGGTAGCCGGCGGAAAGGGGCTAGGGCCAAGGGTTGGCGAAGGGTGCTGGGCTGACTCTCCCAGCTCTGGGAGTGACTAGTGGAGCCTAGCTGGGTTCGTGACCCAGGATCAAGGAGTGGCACACGACCTCTTCACAGGGGTCCTGCTGCCCACGCCCACCCAGGACACAAGGTCTGAAATGTACCTCAGCATGGTTTTGCCAACCCTTGGTGCTTAGAGGAGTCCTGAGAAAGGGCTCTGGAGTCCCAGACACCCTCCAGGGAAGCACAGGATTGTCCCGAAGTGCTGTGGGGCAGGAAAGCACAAGTGTGTGAGTAGGGCTAGCAATGGTAGGTGATGAGGGCAGCCTGGGACCCagctggggctggtggggaggggcagctaAACAGGAAGCATACAAATCAGTCCAGGGctgaaggctgtgtgtgtgtgtatgagatgATACAATGTATCTCCATTAACGTATAACTCATATAACATAcgattcactcatttaaagtgtaccactcagtggtttttagtatattcacagggttgtgcaaccatcgccaCAATTTGGGAACACttttatcaccccaaacagaaaccccACACCCCTCAGCAGTCACTTCCCAGTTTCCCTTCacgccccccagcccctgccctaaGCAATCACTAATCTATTGTCTCTATGggtttgtctattcttttttttttttttgccgtacgcgggcctctcactgtcgtggcctctcccgttgcggagcacaggctccggacgcgcaggctcagtggccatggctcacgggcccagccgctccgtggcatgtgggatcttcccggaccagggcacgaacccgtgtcccctgcatcggcaggcggactctcaaccactgcgccaccagggaagccctattctgacattttatataaatagaatcataaaatatgtggccttttgtgtctggcttctttcacttagcatattttcaggttcatccatgttgtaacatgagatagtactttattcctttttacgaccaagtaatattcctttgtatggaatatattttatttatccattcatcaattgttGGGCACTTGgcttgtttccacattttggctattataaataatgctgctacaaacattcatgtaaaagtttttgtatggcaatatgtcttcatttctcttgggtacatactAGGAGTGGTATCATATGGCTACTctgatcatatagtaactctatgtttaactttttcaggaactgccagactactttccaaagtggctgcactattttacattcccaccagcaatgtacaagggtttcaatttctccacactaccaacacttgttactgtctttttcaattatagtcattctagtgagtgtgaagtagtatcttgctgtggttttgacgttcatttccctgatggctaatgatgttgagcatctctccacgtgcttactggccatctgtatatcttctttggagaaatatctactcaagtcttttgcccattttttaattggggtatttgtctttttattattgagttgtaggaattctttacatattctagatacaagtcccttatcagatatatgatttgcaaacattttctctcattctgtgggttgtcttttcaatttttcttgaTATCCTTCAAACACAAAAGCGGTTAATTTTGAGGACTTCTGGcttatttcttttgctgcttgtgcttttggtgttacatctaagaaaccattgcctaatccaaggtcatgaagatttatacctgtgttttaaaatttttacgtTAATTGTGTGAATTAAAGTGTGAATGTTTCTTTCTGGACTCCCAATcatattccattgatttatgtatcTATCTTTATGCTAATGCcacaccatcttgattactgtagcattgtacttaagttttgaaattgggaagtgcaagtcctccaactttttttttcaagactgtgaatttccagtcttttttcaaGACCCTtgaatttccatacaaattttaggatcagcttgtcaaacTTCTGCAAAGAAGTcagctgagattttgatagggattatgtaATCCACCATTTTAGCAATGTTAAGGCTTccgatccatgaacatgggatgtctttccacttatttaggtcttctttactttctttcaacaatgtgttataattttcaaaatataagttttgtaattcttttattaaatttgtattttattaatttttatgctATTATAGATGAAATTGTTTCActaatttcattttcactttgcaagtgtatagaaatacaattgatttttgtacatcaattttatatcctgcaaccttggtgaattcatttattagttataaCAGTATTTTTAGtgtattctttaggattttcaataTAAGATCATGTTATCTGCAGAGACAGTTTTGCTTCTGCCTTTCTAACAcagataatatttcattttctttcccagtTGCCTGGGCTAGaccctccagtacaatgttgactAACGGCAAGTGCagagccttgtcttgttcctgatctcaggggGAAAAACATTAGGTGTTTCACCATTTGGTATAATATTAATTACGAGTTCTTCATAGATGCCATTTACTAGGTTGAGGAAGCTCCCTTCTCTTTTTAGGTTTTTGAATGTTTTCATCATGaagggatgttgaattttgttaaacacttctcctgtgtctattgagatgattgtgtggTTTTGTTCCTTCTATGGACAgaatgtattacattaattgattttcagatgctGACCCTGCTTGCCTTCCTGAGGGGGGAAGGGCGTCCCTCCCTTTGTGGGCCTGTCTTTGCAAGCTAGTCCCAAGTCCTATGAGGTGGTCAGGTGAGGTAGCCTCTGGGCAGAGCCAGACTGTGGAGGCCCAAACCCATCTTTCTCAGTTTTGGGGTGGGATGTACCAGCCTCCTGCAAAGCAAGAACACCTGTTTCCAGCACTCAGGTTCCAGCCCAACCTGTCATATGAGAAAACCTACTAAGACCAGCAGCAGGAATCTCTTTGGAAATTTTTTGGGGTAAATAACAGAAGCCAAGACATGGTATCCCATAGTagtcagggaggggaggagaatgggAGGGCATGTTCAAAaggagggcagggggctggcaCTCTGAGGCCTCAAGGACCAGAGTAGGGCAGGTCTGCTCCCGCACTCTGCTGCGTGACTCCCAGGCATCTGGGCACTGGCGTAGCAACAAGGGCTACAGAAGGGCCCTGCAAAGACCACCACTGCCACCTCGGGCTTCATCACAGGGGGTCCCAAAAGGCCTGTCAGAGGACATTCCAGCTTTGTCCATTGCAATGAGGTTttccaggaggggagggaggtaaCTGGGTCCCCACAGGGACATTCCCACTCCTGTCACCCCTCCTTTTGCTGACAGCTCAGCTCCCCGCACCTACCCCCCAAACCCTCCACCCCTCACACCCCTCCCCCGCCAATTCAACCCAATCTCCTTTCTCAGATAAGGACCCTGTCACTCTAGTTTCCAGGACTGAGAGGAAACATGCCAGGTGCTAGGGGgcgttgggggaggggagcaggtgaGGCTTCAGCCCTCAAAGAATGAAAGGTTCAGGAGACAAAGGGAGCACTTACCATACACGACACACGCACCTTAATACTGAACTGAAAATGGTTAGGAATAAAAACCTGTACTTAGCTCAACTAAAAACCGAGACAGAGCATCAAAGGTGATTTTCTTGCTGTTTCTGGGTGGAAGAtaacctgggaaatgtagtcaagACCCTGAAATTCAGAAATCCCAGGGTATTACCTGGGAACAGCACTGCCTCCCCTCAAAGTGACTCGAAAGGCCCACCCAGGCTGGCTCTTTACCTTGGTGGCTTCTCCAGACACCTAGGAGGAGGTGGCTGTCAGAGGGAGGGGCTCTTCAGGACCAGCTCAGCTCAGACTCCTGAATCTGGGGGACCACAGGAAGGAATTGCTGCAAAAACAGGACTTGAGGGTGGAGCAATGGGAAGAAAAGTTACCCCAGGGCAGTGGTCAGTGCCATGGGAAACCACACTGGGCTAGAGAAAGGTCATGTGCCGTGCGGCAGACACACCTCTAAAGGGCCTTCCTCCTCTACAGAATTGGTGCCAGCGAGGCCTGGCCTGCTCACCTTGCCATGTGCTTTCCCTCCCTGCCACTTCAGCTGTCTGAAGTGAGTGTGAGATCTTAGTAACCCCCACCAACGTACATTTACAGGATACCTGCACAGGCATGCTCCTGTGTTCCTGGGGAACAAGGATACGTAAGGTAAACTGGGGCAACTGTTACTAGGCCAATGGGGAAAACCAGTTCTGCAAAAGCATCCCAGGGCCTTCCCTGGGCATGACCCAGCCCATACCTGTGAGGAAGTATGACCAAAGTCCCAAAGTCCAGCTCTCCGAAGCCATCTCCCCTACAACAAGGGCAGAGAAACATTTGGGGAACCAAGCTGGCCCTCAACTGGCATTAAAACCCCATCAGCTGGAAGCCCACGGTCTCTAGGGGCCAGCAGGTTCCATTTGTAAGTTCTGCCTGTTTATAGGCAAAAGCAAATGTTGGGCAGAAGCAAATGAAGggagctttgccttttccagagaagGCCAAGCTCAGTGCTTCAGCTGGGCCTGTGTCCACTCCTTCTGCTGTAACCACGGGACTGCTACACCAACCGACTTGGTAAAACCCCacaatgtcatctgcaaacagtctgAGAGGACAGCTGGGGGTTTGGGTGGAACATTTTCTGAAGCTGGGAGGACCTTTAGAGCTCCTGTCTCCCTGGGAAGAGGTCTAGGCACTAGCTGTTGCTCTGTGAACTGGAGTCTCGGCTTGTCTAATTCAGAAAACCACCCAATGACCTGAGCCTTCGCCCTGCCCCCCACAACACCCCCAGCCTGCCTTCTGGCTGATCTACACCAAGCCCGGGCACTTCTCATGCCCAGGCCAGGCTGCCCCCAGTCCTGTCACTTTACACACAACCCTTCTCACACAACCACAAAGGACTAAGAAAGACCCTGCAGACAGTTAAGCtgtcttattttccttaaaaataagagACTCCCCACAAAGCTCCAAACCACCACCAATGAATTTATTTGAGGGAGAAAGGGTCAAATCTTATTAGGAACTTTAAACTGGATAGGAAAAGACACTGATCTGCCTAACATCTGGGTGTTCACAAGTGCACAGGTAACCATATCCTGCACGTAAGGCATCACCATTACACCAATGAACATCTGACGAGAAGGACACGTTCTTAGCAGTCACATGATTTCCCTTTCAGAAGGTGCTGTCTCATCAGAAAAGTAG
The DNA window shown above is from Phocoena phocoena chromosome 10, mPhoPho1.1, whole genome shotgun sequence and carries:
- the PI16 gene encoding peptidase inhibitor 16, giving the protein MHNFRSLLARLLLPLLLLGAAVGPAGALSDDEKHVMVELHNLYRSQVSPPAANMLQMRWDEELAAFAKAYAQQCVWGHNKERGRRGENLFAITDEGLDVPLAMEEWHHEREHYNLSAATCATGQMCGHYTQVVWAKTERIGCGAHFCEKLQGVEETDIHLLVCNYEPPGNVKGQRPYQEGTPCSQCPLGYHCENSLCEPIRGPEEAQDLPYLVTEAPSSLATEASGSRKEGITSSLATETPSFLVTEVSGSLATNALPSVETKAPSSLVTEDSPSMATEALPSLATEVPSFLATHSLLYLDERPATLPKSTHDPTPKSADKEASSTRMPSRSPESSLQPKMSLTGTWEPLPHSQEEGEAEAESPHSSEILASVFPAQDKPGELQATLEHKGHTSSKSLSNSPSASATANAMGGRTLALQSSLPGAEGPEKHGIKSGLNSSPGHSWGLLLGLLLLPPLVLAGIF